A single region of the Triticum dicoccoides isolate Atlit2015 ecotype Zavitan chromosome 2B, WEW_v2.0, whole genome shotgun sequence genome encodes:
- the LOC119365873 gene encoding transcription termination factor MTERF4, chloroplastic-like — protein MLRLRRGVLAQVLSSLSASSVPPLHRLISAAAPAISPNPSFAVEEYVVSTCGLTRPQALKASAKLSHLKSPANPDVVLAFLADLGLSDADVAALVAKDPQILCASVERTLAPVVAGLSGLGLSRSDIARLASLSRSSFRYRSIVSKLQYYMPLFGSFENLLRALKRNFYLHSADLDDVVKPNVALLRECGLGACDIAKLCISKPWLLAANLERVQAMVECAENIGVPRASGMFRHALHAVAFLSEDKIAARVNYLKNTFRWTDAEVGMAVSKYPTVLNRTKEFLQRRSEFLISDLGLEPAYIAHRPLMLAYSLEGRLRPRYYVVTFLKENGLLDHGRDYYYAVKMTEKVFMEKFICPHKDAAPYLAEDYVAACRGELPPRFRFT, from the coding sequence atgctccGGCTCCGTCGCGGCGTCCTCGCCCAGGTCCTCTCGTCTCTCTCCGCCTCTTCCGTACCCCCTCTCCACCGCCTCATCTCCGCCGCGGCGCCCGCCATCTCCCCAAACCCTAGCTTCGCCGTGGAGGAGTACGTCGTCTCCACCTGCGGCCTCACCCGACCACAGGCCCTCAAGGCCTCCGCCAAGCTCTCCCACCTCAAGTCCCCCGCAAATCCCGACGTCGTGCTTGCCTTCCTCGCCGACCTCGGCCTCTCCGACGCCGAtgtcgccgccctcgtcgccaAGGACCCGCAGATCCTCTGCGCCAGCGTGGAGAGAACCCTGGCGCCCGTCGTCGCCGGGCTCTCTGGCCTCGGCTTATCGCGTTCCGACATCGCGCGCCTCGCCTCGCTCTCCCGTAGCAGCTTCCGCTATAGATCCATCGTCTCCAAGCTGCAGTACTACATGCCTCTCTTTGGGTCCTTTGAGAATCTCCTCCGAGCCCTCAAGAGGAACTTCTACCTTCACTCGGCTGACCTCGATGATGTGGTCAAGCCCAACGTCGCGTTGCTGCGGGAGTGCGGGCTAGGTGCTTGTGATATTGCCAAGCTATGCATCAGTAAACCATGGCTTCTCGCCGCCAACCTGGAGCGTGTCCAGGCGATGGTGGAATGCGCTGAAAACATAGGTGTGCCCCGTGCCTCTGGAATGTTCAGGCATGCGCTGCACGCTGTTGCATTTCTCAGCGAGGACAAGATCGCAGCCAGGGTGAACTACTTGAAGAACACCTTCAGGTGGACGGATGCTGAGGTAGGCATGGCTGTTTCTAAGTATCCAACGGTGCTGAATAGGACTAAGGAGTTTCTGCAGAGAAGGTCAGAGTTCCTGATCTCTGATTTGGGGTTGGAACCGGCATACATTGCTCATCGCCCGCTAATGCTCGCATACAGCCTGGAGGGGAGGCTAAGGCCCCGATACTACGTTGTAACTTTTCTTAAGGAGAATGGATTGCTAGATCATGGTCGAGATTACTATTATGCAGTTAAGATGACTGAGAAGGTATTCATGGAGAAGTTCATATGCCCTCACAAGGACGCTGCACCATACCTTGCTGAAGACTATGTAGCAGCTTGCAGAGGGGAATTGCCGCCTAGATTCAGATTTACATGA